ACAGATCGTAGTAGTTGGTACATGGTTTTTATCGGTTTCCGTGATGCCATTCTTATCTACTTCCTCAAACAGTCGGCAAGCCCATACATGTAAAACAATCGGATAAACCCCAGATAGAAGACGTCATGGAAGTACAGAAGTTATACATCGATGAGTTGACGAGGTAAGCCGGGTCTCACAATCTCGGAGGTGATTTCGCATTGCTCAACTCAGTGAGTAGGATATGGAATTCGTACAAAGATCAGTTTGCGAAAGCCCGGACGAGGGAGTTGAGTATCATTGAATGAAGGGATTATGTGGGATTGGGAAACCTCGAAACCGCGGATGGACAATTGTATGATAGATACTGGCTTAATTAGATTTCGGAGTGTTCGCTTGCAGTTCCGGAGGTAAAAACGGGACATGGCGTTTGATCAAGCAGGCCATGTATAGGCCTAACGTTATTGACTAAAGTCCGTAAAGTCCACATAGTACACCTCGGTAAATAGCATTCCTTTACATAGTCTTTCCTTCGCTGTCGTTTATAATAGTGTCCTGTTTGACGCTTTCGATTCGCCTTGCCGGCCAGCCAACGTATACTTCCCCATTGTCCGCAACCTCCCCAGAAGGAAGGCATGTATGTTCACACAACATACTGTTATCTTCCATTGAAGCCCCTGAGAGTAGCCTCGACCCTGAACGTAACGTGCAGCTAGTTGAACGTCAGCAGTAATTCCGAACGAGATAGGTTCAGTAAACGTACTCGTTCCCAACCCTGAGACCATTCAACTCAAAGTTTCCTCTGGAATTGAGGTGTGCGACGAGGGAACAAAAATCGAGAGAAACGTTGTCTCCCAACTGCATCCAAAGGACGATGTCAGATGGAGTACGCGTGGATCCTGCCTAAAGGTGTTGTCGCGCGGTCTTAAGGGAGTTCTACATTTCATATCTTCACCGAGCATAAGTTGAGTCGAAAGAGAATTCAATGACAATGGGCAAGGGAGAGACGGAATGGCAACCCCACCCACAGTTCAATTTCAACCCAAAACAACGAGCACGAACACCACATCAATCTACACTGGTTGTAGGATAGCGAGAAATTTCTGATTATTACAGAGGGAATGGTTAAATAACGAAAGAAATATGAGGAGATAGGAGGACGTACCTGCCAAGTTATACCACTTCGAATGCTTTCCGCAGTAGCTGGACGCCGCGCCGGGGGACTGGAGTtgacctttttttttttgctcatAACATTGCTGTCGGACAGGACGAACGGAAGGGAGCAAGAAAATGAGGGTAGTGGGGAGGAATGGATGGTCGTGGTAGGAGAGGTCGAGCCGAAATCGAGCCATAATACGCGTTTCTGAGAGAATTCCGTGCGACGCTTCTAAGTAAGCCCGGTTTCCCAGAGCGTTTTTGGGGGTCCTATCAGGCCGTTATGTTAGCTGTCGAACTCCTGCCTTGGCATGAGTAGTAACGTTCGGTTCTAAGAGTTGGGCAGTGAAAAAAAAGTGACCTATCCTTACCGAAGAGCCCTTGATCTTCCAGACAGAAAAGGTTACAAGGACCGCCTCATTGCCAGCCCCGTGAGACCCGAATCATCCACTGGCCATCCCATTCACCTCCAAGCGCTATACATAAACTTACTGATCATGAAAACGCTGTCCTTTGAGTACATTGTACTCGGTAATGGCTAACACGGGTCATTCGGGATTCGCCCGGGGATGGGAAATGAGGCTTACTCGGTtggccttctttctgttgaaTGTTCTATAGTAAGTGCTTATCCCAGTGTCCCAAATCATCCGACGTGTGTGTAACTTGGCTACTGAGCATGAGATGATCATCGGATAATTCGGGACTCGCGGAGTTGGGTCGTTCCCAAGTCAGAAGTCTGTCCTAGAAAAATAAGTAGGAGGagaggtatataaggaaggcCGCTGAGGGTCTCATTTTTCTCCACTACAGAACTTCCAGCTTTTCTTAACAACCGTTCAAACATTGACAACGATGCAATTCAAAGCTTCAATTCTCCTCATTGTCGTTGCATGTGGTACTCTTTGTGCGTCGGTTTTTTTCTTTACTATTCGTTTACTGACTCTCAACTCTTCCTTACTGTAGCGGTGATGGCTGCGGGTCTACCACCCAGTGAGGATGCTACCCCTACGAATGATCTTATCTTTCCCCCCGTGAGCAACATGTTATCTGTTAGTCGCACTCAATTGACATTTTTTTCAGTTGTGTACCTTCCCAGTCATTGGCGTGGTACCCTGCCCTTGATATAAACTCTAAATAAATATTACCCGATTGTAGTTACCGTTTTCGTAAAGACTTGTTTGGCACCACCTGTCGGTTGCATTCACCTGGCAACTCAATAAGAGAAAAGGCCCAAGAAGGGCAGTCTACCTCGATGACTCCAGCTAATGCTCTCTACTTTGTCTATCACAAGCTCGAGAAGCGTGGTGGAATTCCAAAAGAAGAGGGTGCATCGCCGGAGAGTCGCCGGATCGGGGATAAGGAACAGGACTGTCCCTAATACCTATGGTACTTCCTTCAGCAGCTTTCGACGTTGGGCGACAGGGCGTTTTCATCGGTTTCCCTGATGCCAATCTTATCTGCTTCCTCAAACAGTCGGCAAGCCCATACATGTAAAATAAACCCCAGATATTATAAGACGTCATGGAAGTACAGAAGTTATACATCGATACGCCGGGTCTCATGTACATCTCGGAGGTGATTTTGCATTGCTCAACTCAGCGAGTAGGATATGGAATTCATACAAAGATCAGTTTGCGAAAGCCCGAACGAGGGAGCTGGGTATAATTGAATGAAGGAATTGTGTGGAATTGGGAAACCTCGAAACCGCGGATGGACGATTGTATGATAGATACTGGCTTAATTAGATTTCGGAGTGTTCGCTTGCAGTTCTGGAGGCAAAAAACAGGACATCAAGCAGGTCATGTATAGGCCAAAACCCTAACGTTATTGACTAAAGTCCCTAAAGTCCACATAGTACATCTCGGTAAATAACATTCCTTACATAGTCTTTCCTTCCCTGTCGTCTATAGCAGTGTCCTGTTTGACGCCTTCGATTCGCCTTGCCGGCCAGCCAACGTATACTTCCCCATTGTCTGTAACTTCCCCAGAAGGAAGGCATGTATGTTCACACAACATACTGTTATCTTCCATTGAAGCCCCTGAGAGTAGCCTCGACCCTGAACGTAACGTGCAGCTAGTTGAACGTCAGCAGTAATTTCGAACGAGATAGGTTCAGGAAACGTACTCGTTCCCAATCCTGAGACCATTCAGCTCAAAGTTTCCTCTGGAATTGAGGTGCGCGACGACGGAACAAAAATCGAGAGAAACGTTGTCTCCCAGCTGCATCCAGGTCAGATGGTGTACGCATGGGTGAAACTCGGAGCACCGCAAACATACCTCTACCAAGTCAGGCTCTGTTATCAAGCCCGACCTCCCGGAGGGGAAGATTGCACAGTCTCGACCGATCTTTGCTCCAAGGGCACGGTAGAACCATACGATAAATGCAGTCCCGTTAATGGAAGACAATAGGCCAAATTTTCCACAACCTTTGTAGAGCGGACGACTGAGTGTAAGATGAAGCTGCCAACGTTGACAATAGGTGCTCTTGTCCCAGTGAAATTGACCAGGACGGCGGCGGCCAATAACGGTCCATTTGGTGATTACAACCCATAGAAGCGTGATCATGACCTGAATGTTCAGGACGACCACGAAGGTGATAGCGACAAGTCCATATAAGACGCCAAAAGTATACCATTTTAGAACGAAAAAGTTGATCTGTGGGAGATGGGTTTGGAGTTGCTGTAGGATTTGCGCTGCACTGACTCCCGCTAGAGACCAGAACCCCGCGTAACAAGTAGTCACTACCACGTTCAGCAGTATGACGAGGAAGTATGGGAAGACAAAATATTCTGCTTCTCGTTCGTAAAATGCGCGACCGAAAGGAGTGATCGTGTCTCCTCCCTTGTCGAGAAAACCATTGTCGAAGCAAATAGCTTCACCCTGGTCTGTGTCGAAGTGAGATACTGAGCACTAAGGAGAGTATCAACTTACGATTTCCCATCCAGACAGAATTGTCTCCATAGGATGTATTTCTTTTGCTTAAGGCTCCAGAACCCATGACCGCCCGGTGGCCTACACGAGTCCCAGGAAGTAGTACAACGCGGTCCGCAATCATGGCTGGCGGCATGAAAAATAAGATTCAAGGTGTAGACGGGTTCGCTGGATCGACTTTCACCTCCGTTTCCAATCGTAATCTTTGCACTACCAAGTGTATCGGTGGTAAAGAATTGAGATCGAGAACCAAAGATGACCTGCAATCGGGTCAGGCATGAGGAGGCAGAAGGCGCTATTCAGCAAGAGGGAAAAAACTCACGTCATCCCCTACTTCTAGAAGTTCTGGGTCCAAACAATAGATACCAGATCCAGGCCAGTAAACGCGTTGTCCCACTTTTGCGCCCATGAGGCGGTATACGACCTAGAAAACTGGTCAGAAGATGTGGTACGGCCGCAGACTTGCGAACTTACCGAAACGACCTCATAGTGAGTTCCAACAATATCAAAGGTAgtcttcaacctcttcttTGAGAGTAGACGGGAGTTGATGAATCTTCTGAGTAACGACATCTGAGATGCATCCTTTGTAGCACACTCCTTGTTTAACCCAAGCAACCGCTTGACCGCTATTCCCAGGCAGACTTGTAGAATCGGAATAACAGTTTTTCGAACGACTCTTGCAACTATGTGAAATAGAACGCGCTGAGGTGCTGCGAACCAGTAAATGACCGAGAGTAGAGCATTAAAATCGTCATTCAATGCATCTGTTCGGTAGATGATTAGCCATACGACAGCAAACCACGGGAGATCTGGAACAAGGTTGTAAGTAGAGTAGCACGAGACAAAGAGAATACCTACACGAGGTGAAATTAACCAAGAAGATTACAGGCCATGCAACAAAAACCTTCAACGGCCATTTCGGCTCTGGTAACAATGTTCGATTATAGGTAATATAGGAACTTGAGAGAGGCTCCTCTAATGAGGAGGAATGTGGTCCCCAAGTTGTATTATCTGCGATAACAGAACCTGGAGATATCGAGGTATACGTGTTGATTACAACGTCGCGGCCAATCTTGATGGGTTCCAACCGAAAGGTGCCTTCCCTCTCGACACAGAACCCCCGAACAGTGGCAGAGTCGATCCGACAGCCATCTCCAAAAGATAAAAGGTCGAACTCGCCTAGTTGCGCATGTCCATCTATAGAAACATTCCGGCCGATCCGGGCCCCAAGTAATCGGTAGTACAACGTCTGGAGAACGGGATGCGAGGCAAAGATGCCTTTCCCTGCCGATCTAATAAAAGATGAGAGAGGCCCCGACAATGATTGCGGTGAACATACAGAATACTCTGGTTcacgatccaccatcgaagATAGTATCCCGACCACCTAAAGGTTCATCTCGATAAGAATACATGAAAAGGGGGTGGCAAGTCTTCTTACATTCGGTAAGTCCCCGGTCGATATTTCCCAATGACAATCCACTTGAAAAGAATCGCCCCGAGGGGTGCGATGAGTCGAGTTGCAAGCCTGGCTACTACGATCGCGAACAAAAGGACCCCCATCTTCTCGTAAAAGACACCGCGACGAAATAAAGACATGCGGGATATTATAAATAGTAGAAACGTCCCTGAAGAAAACCATGAGTGGAGGAGCGATGGAGTAGAGAACAATCTGGGCTTACACCTGAGGGCGCTTTTCAACGGATAGAAGAATATCATTGGAATCGATTGGACGAGAAGAACCAGAGGATGGTGTTGTCCACGACCCCGCTTTCCCGCAACATTGGCTTCCAATGAGATGACGAACTCTGGATTAAGGTCAGTACCGCTGTTCGTCGCATTGGTGGTGCCCGCCTTCTCGTCGATCGTTGGCGCGGGTGTCCAACCTATTTCTTCAGCTTCGATGAGCGAAGCGATACCGGCAATCGTGCGGTTTGTAAACATAGCAGCTATAGGTACggtcacccttgtcttctTCCGAATGATGTAGGATAATTTTCCGAGTAATAGTGAGTTGCCACCTAACAAAAAAAAGTCGGATTGCGGAGTTATCATCCCGACATCAATGGACAATATTTCTGCGACGATGTCCCGCACTATTGTCTCCTGAAACGACATCCGGACGTGATGATGCAGGGCAGCGAGTTCCATCCGGTCGAAAGCAAACGCGCCATCTGGATTCCTCGACAGTGGGGAGGATGTTAGGTGGATTTGTGGCAAACTATATCCGGGTACCAGATTGTGTAGGGAGCGCGTAATCGATTCTGCATCCAATCCCGGCTGGGATTTGGCGAACAGGAAGGCTTCTAGAGCACCATCTGTTCGAGAACGAACTGCCACATCTTCCACACCTTCGAGACTGAGAAGCTCATGCTCTATGGCATCAAGATCGACAGATACAGCTAGGCATTCAATAGCCTGTGAAAGCGGCGCTTGTGCGGAAGGAACCAGAGCTTCGAAGTGTCTCCGGAGTAGAACAGTATTGTCCGTAAAACACTGAAGCCCCAAACGAGTGGCTAGATTGATACGAAGGGGTTTCCCAGCACTGCGTGGACACGTAACACAGTATAAGCAACATTGAAAGATGTAGAT
Above is a genomic segment from Marasmius oreades isolate 03SP1 chromosome 4, whole genome shotgun sequence containing:
- a CDS encoding uncharacterized protein (antiSMASH:Cluster_4.2); protein product: MQFKASILLIVVACGTLSVMAAGLPPSEDATPTNDLIFPPLCTFPVIGVVPCP
- a CDS encoding putative NRPS-like protein biosynthetic cluster (antiSMASH:Cluster_4.2) is translated as MSIPLDFLCPSKSSGDASLGELLAERLERSPHVRTLLDCLCSTHSPAIFSSDPSLPPLLHDDIHSFIRGFSIPLSSSSSPLGPNDRVIIALPTGPVSAVALLAIATYHTCAPVNASCTTAEIREDALRLGIKAIVTTEDSVQRLELRQLREQIGCDVVILHDRDSGPPGLFDMTILDGGEVVRHVSPKPPSTPHGLDDQSLILHTSGTSGKKKVVPYTLRSLLIGTMAVVVSWDLRPCDVNMNMMPLFHVGGIVRNLLAPMLSGGSAIMCPGFDAIMFWDIASKLNSTWYYGAPTIHHAILASQPEEILPSRDLKIRMICNAAGGLLPSLAAELKQRFEGAVILPSYGMTECMPIASPPTTYQLERPGCSGVACGPYLSIRDPKNIENELPSGNTGAVCVRGYPTFRGYEVSPDVNVPLDSSAFSSEGWFDTGDCGHMDSDGYLYITGRSKEIINKGGEVVSPFEIEEAIIATAKGHVEATLAFSIAHDVLQEAIGVVIVPVEGRQRIGLPQLHDLLGEHLHPSKWPLVVVYMEDLPKNSAGKPLRINLATRLGLQCFTDNTVLLRRHFEALVPSAQAPLSQAIECLAVSVDLDAIEHELLSLEGVEDVAVRSRTDGALEAFLFAKSQPGLDAESITRSLHNLVPGYSLPQIHLTSSPLSRNPDGAFAFDRMELAALHHHVRMSFQETIVRDIVAEILSIDVGMITPQSDFFLLGGNSLLLGKLSYIIRKKTRVTVPIAAMFTNRTIAGIASLIEAEEIGWTPAPTIDEKAGTTNATNSGTDLNPEFVISLEANVAGKRGRGQHHPLVLLVQSIPMIFFYPLKSALRWTFLLFIISRMSLFRRGVFYEKMGVLLFAIVVARLATRLIAPLGAILFKWIVIGKYRPGTYRMWSGYYLRWWIVNQSILSAGKGIFASHPVLQTLYYRLLGARIGRNVSIDGHAQLGEFDLLSFGDGCRIDSATVRGFCVEREGTFRLEPIKIGRDVVINTYTSISPGSVIADNTTWGPHSSSLEEPLSSSYITYNRTLLPEPKWPLKVFVAWPVIFLVNFTSYLPWFAVVWLIIYRTDALNDDFNALLSVIYWFAAPQRVLFHIVARVVRKTVIPILQVCLGIAVKRLLGLNKECATKDASQMSLLRRFINSRLLSKKRLKTTFDIVGTHYEVVSVVYRLMGAKVGQRVYWPGSGIYCLDPELLEVGDDVIFGSRSQFFTTDTLGSAKITIGNGGESRSSEPVYTLNLIFHAASHDCGPRCTTSWDSCRPPGGHGFWSLKQKKYILWRQFCLDGKSPG